A single region of the Granulicella aggregans genome encodes:
- a CDS encoding nucleotide-binding protein gives MQNTIFFSWQSDRPAKEGRSFIEQALKDAVARIARDVTVEDAVRDGLEVDKDTKGVPGSPSIIETIFKKIDRAAVFVPDLTFVGTRGSSGLTPNPNVLIEYGWALKSLTRSRIVAVMNVEHGAPHGALPFDLAHMRFPITYNLPANAPAEERRSEQRRLAAAFEEAIRLVLTSPEHLATVSPGPQPDVFLEKQPVDSGARFRKSNEAIGITWKELPAQTVPSLEVQLPDGPAMWLRLLPSVDPKRIWSATELRDTARYGGKHLLIPFVRDGIEYLRGEDGFGVFSKEGTFDSIARAWSLAFAFETGEVWSVDTFHFGVGQDKLYLESIVKLYVAALADYGEYLQRLGMEQPYNWIAGLSGIKKRRLAIVPPSGFSSVYEGPECLSDPIVGTGTYESGQSAREALQPFFDLICRKCGRTYPEYPPYV, from the coding sequence ATGCAGAACACGATCTTCTTTTCATGGCAAAGCGACCGACCGGCAAAAGAGGGTCGGAGCTTTATTGAGCAAGCCCTCAAGGACGCGGTGGCGCGGATCGCCCGCGATGTCACGGTCGAAGATGCTGTGAGAGACGGCCTCGAAGTTGATAAGGACACGAAGGGAGTGCCTGGCAGCCCATCCATCATCGAGACGATTTTCAAGAAAATTGACCGCGCGGCTGTATTCGTTCCGGACCTAACCTTCGTAGGCACGCGGGGAAGCAGCGGCCTAACACCCAATCCGAACGTTCTAATCGAGTACGGTTGGGCGCTGAAGTCCCTCACTCGATCACGGATCGTAGCCGTAATGAACGTAGAGCACGGCGCTCCTCATGGTGCGCTTCCATTTGACCTCGCGCACATGCGTTTCCCAATCACCTACAATTTGCCAGCGAATGCACCCGCAGAAGAGCGGCGGAGTGAACAGAGGCGGCTAGCGGCTGCCTTTGAAGAAGCCATAAGACTCGTCTTGACCAGTCCCGAACATCTCGCCACGGTCTCACCGGGGCCTCAACCCGATGTCTTTCTGGAGAAACAGCCAGTTGATTCCGGCGCGCGCTTCAGGAAGTCGAATGAGGCTATCGGAATCACTTGGAAGGAGCTTCCTGCACAGACAGTTCCGTCGTTAGAAGTTCAGCTACCTGACGGACCCGCGATGTGGCTTCGTCTGCTCCCTTCGGTTGATCCCAAGAGGATCTGGTCGGCTACCGAATTGAGAGATACAGCCCGTTATGGCGGGAAGCATCTGCTGATTCCCTTTGTGCGCGATGGCATTGAGTATCTACGTGGGGAGGATGGGTTTGGTGTCTTCTCAAAAGAAGGAACGTTCGACTCAATAGCACGGGCATGGTCACTAGCCTTTGCTTTTGAAACAGGAGAAGTCTGGAGCGTCGATACGTTCCATTTTGGTGTTGGTCAAGACAAGCTGTACCTGGAATCTATTGTGAAACTCTATGTCGCTGCTTTAGCGGACTACGGCGAGTATCTGCAGCGTCTTGGAATGGAACAACCTTACAACTGGATTGCAGGATTGAGCGGAATCAAGAAACGGCGACTCGCGATTGTCCCACCATCAGGATTCTCCAGTGTGTATGAAGGTCCAGAGTGCCTGAGTGATCCAATCGTCGGAACAGGAACCTACGAATCCGGCCAGTCCGCAAGGGAAGCTCTTCAGCCGTTTTTCGATCTGATCTGCCGTAAATGTGGTCGCACCTACCCGGAATATCCGCCCTACGTCTGA
- a CDS encoding FRG domain-containing protein, which yields MAKRSTQRDKEVESVEQYVTEVLAVRTSQLSRRNNVDLLFRGQAADYPLIPKLGRKKIRGQSFQELESLLFQEFLRTSSAFKDFPSGDEWGPLAMAQHHGLPTRLLDWTQSGLAALWFAVRRPYKAFTPHDKAREETRKEEHPYGVVWILCPELDDYLPNPPKESPFANTGRTRVYRPRMTSPRIVSQAGAFTVHKLLKEGKQFGLLEENPAYSKKLVKFTFDSRRFPQFRKDLNLLGVNASSMFPDLDGLCEHLEGRYIWSDDEL from the coding sequence ATGGCGAAACGAAGCACGCAGCGCGATAAAGAGGTCGAGTCGGTTGAACAGTATGTAACCGAAGTTCTAGCTGTCCGTACGTCCCAGTTGAGCCGTCGGAACAATGTCGATTTATTGTTCCGCGGGCAGGCAGCGGATTATCCCCTGATCCCAAAGCTCGGTCGGAAGAAGATTCGCGGGCAGTCCTTTCAAGAGTTGGAGTCTCTTCTATTTCAAGAGTTCCTTAGGACGAGCTCCGCCTTCAAAGACTTTCCATCGGGAGACGAATGGGGGCCCCTGGCAATGGCACAACACCACGGGCTGCCAACGAGGCTCTTGGACTGGACGCAGAGCGGCCTCGCGGCCCTTTGGTTCGCAGTGCGGAGGCCATACAAAGCGTTTACGCCTCATGATAAGGCCCGTGAAGAAACCAGGAAGGAAGAGCATCCCTATGGTGTCGTATGGATACTGTGTCCGGAGCTGGACGACTATCTTCCCAATCCTCCGAAAGAATCTCCTTTTGCCAACACTGGTCGAACGAGAGTCTATCGACCGCGAATGACGTCTCCCAGGATCGTTTCGCAAGCGGGTGCATTCACGGTTCATAAACTCCTGAAGGAAGGGAAACAATTTGGACTGCTGGAAGAAAATCCTGCATACAGCAAGAAGCTTGTGAAGTTCACTTTTGACAGTAGGCGTTTTCCGCAGTTCCGGAAGGATCTGAATTTGTTGGGTGTGAATGCCTCTTCCATGTTTCCCGACCTTGACGGCCTCTGCGAGCACTTGGAGGGTCGTTATATCTGGTCCGACGACGAGTTGTGA
- a CDS encoding single-stranded DNA-binding protein has product MQTQQTITLFGTVSNSATSRISKNGRKYTAFGIAIVSDRNFQAFHYNVVAFGKQGHFAKPLQKGIRIKLVVQAQSQPDNIATLPLLTATFVQPVRPVARG; this is encoded by the coding sequence ATGCAGACTCAACAGACCATCACCCTCTTCGGCACCGTCAGCAATTCAGCCACCAGCCGCATCTCCAAAAACGGCCGCAAATACACCGCCTTCGGTATCGCCATCGTCTCCGACCGCAACTTCCAGGCTTTTCACTACAACGTCGTCGCCTTCGGCAAGCAGGGCCACTTCGCCAAGCCGCTCCAGAAAGGCATCCGCATCAAGCTGGTCGTCCAGGCGCAATCTCAGCCAGACAACATCGCCACTCTCCCACTCCTCACCGCAACCTTCGTGCAACCGGTTCGTCCGGTTGCTCGGGGGTAG
- a CDS encoding transposase has protein sequence MHSEAVTNAGAALVRFARSCGLIKGEWIVIDGSKFRAVANGNSIRDRDALRRYLDGMEQSDAEQQVTIDPSAVQAAMEKLSKHPEPEVGFMRIAGGISPGYNLQTAVDAEHALIVTHAVTLDAADHRCLLPMAEPASEALGKPATLNVIADTGYSNGEHASRCEEIGIVTHVPAKRSVNPHGLFDRSTFTYQSEGDTFVCPEGKTLTRKQLNRPMRSIRYEASINDCRACPSRTLCTKSEWRVVSRSLDDDALNRMNARATPAAMRLRRTTVEHPFGTIKYRIFGHPRLVLRGLVGARTEMSLAIMAYNFKRIVKVFGATRITRALAPA, from the coding sequence ATGCACAGCGAAGCGGTAACGAACGCAGGCGCTGCACTTGTACGGTTCGCTCGCTCGTGCGGTCTCATTAAGGGTGAGTGGATCGTCATCGACGGCAGCAAGTTCCGTGCCGTGGCCAACGGCAACAGCATCCGTGACCGCGATGCTCTTCGGCGTTATCTCGATGGCATGGAACAGTCCGACGCCGAGCAACAAGTCACCATCGATCCTTCCGCGGTGCAAGCTGCCATGGAGAAGCTGAGCAAACATCCCGAGCCTGAGGTGGGCTTCATGAGGATAGCTGGAGGCATTTCGCCCGGTTACAACTTGCAGACCGCCGTCGATGCCGAGCACGCTCTGATCGTGACGCATGCGGTCACGCTTGATGCCGCGGATCACCGCTGCTTGCTGCCGATGGCAGAACCTGCGTCAGAGGCGCTTGGAAAACCAGCGACGTTGAACGTCATCGCCGATACCGGCTATTCCAACGGGGAACACGCCAGCCGCTGTGAAGAGATTGGGATCGTGACACATGTCCCCGCCAAGCGTAGTGTGAACCCCCATGGGCTGTTCGATCGCAGCACCTTCACCTACCAGTCCGAAGGCGACACCTTCGTCTGTCCCGAAGGAAAGACCCTGACGAGGAAGCAACTCAATCGGCCCATGCGCTCTATCCGGTACGAAGCCTCCATCAACGACTGCCGAGCTTGCCCCAGCCGTACTCTCTGCACGAAATCTGAATGGCGGGTGGTCTCGCGCAGCCTAGACGACGATGCGCTGAACCGCATGAACGCACGTGCCACACCAGCGGCAATGAGACTGAGACGAACTACGGTCGAGCATCCCTTCGGAACGATCAAGTACCGGATCTTCGGGCACCCTCGTCTAGTGTTGCGCGGCTTGGTGGGCGCTCGGACGGAAATGAGTCTTGCAATCATGGCTTACAACTTCAAACGCATCGTCAAGGTATTTGGAGCAACCCGTATTACTCGGGCACTCGCACCAGCCTGA
- a CDS encoding DNA recombination/repair protein RecA: protein MTSAAALRSQIEAALADRVPSALTPAAKTIREVMSTGIAAIDAILDGGLPVGAVTEMIGAECSGRTALALSFLAQLTKAERVCAWIDVSNALNPESAAASGIDLKRLLWVRCGVQPPSQPASSPQGDFALPEKYLAPRIAKRGLHGGGFGPHPRTETKGLSDEVGNLLRRDAVAPRCAEPQRRIRVERETVEPHTFRPSNRYSASTHTAKPWSRIEQALRVTDLLLQAGGFSAIVLDLGSIAPEYASRIPLATWFRYGVAAERSRTSVVLLTQYACSKSSAGLVLRLQAGPPLSGEDAHAAADRGGNFRPQSITASAFASAFAFIVRIL from the coding sequence ATGACCTCCGCTGCCGCCCTCCGCTCCCAAATCGAAGCTGCCCTAGCAGACCGAGTCCCCTCCGCCCTCACCCCTGCGGCGAAGACGATCCGCGAAGTCATGTCTACGGGGATTGCAGCGATTGATGCCATCCTTGACGGCGGCCTGCCGGTAGGTGCGGTAACGGAGATGATTGGGGCGGAATGCTCCGGGAGAACGGCCCTTGCCCTATCGTTCCTAGCGCAGCTCACGAAGGCGGAGAGAGTCTGTGCGTGGATCGACGTGTCGAACGCGCTCAACCCTGAGTCTGCCGCTGCATCCGGCATAGACCTGAAACGGCTTCTCTGGGTTCGCTGCGGTGTACAGCCTCCCAGTCAACCGGCGTCGTCTCCTCAAGGCGACTTCGCCCTACCTGAGAAGTATCTTGCACCGCGCATAGCGAAGAGAGGGCTGCACGGTGGCGGCTTTGGCCCGCATCCTCGGACTGAAACAAAGGGCCTGTCCGATGAAGTCGGCAACTTGCTGCGACGCGATGCCGTCGCTCCCCGTTGCGCCGAACCGCAACGAAGGATTCGGGTCGAACGAGAGACTGTTGAGCCGCACACCTTTCGGCCCTCCAATCGCTATAGTGCTTCAACCCACACGGCAAAGCCCTGGTCGAGGATTGAGCAGGCATTGCGGGTCACCGATTTGTTGCTGCAGGCCGGTGGATTCAGTGCGATCGTCCTCGATCTGGGAAGCATTGCGCCTGAGTACGCCTCGCGCATACCGCTTGCGACGTGGTTCCGCTACGGCGTTGCAGCGGAGCGCAGCCGGACGAGCGTCGTCCTGCTGACGCAATACGCTTGCTCGAAGAGCAGCGCGGGTCTTGTCCTGCGTCTGCAAGCAGGACCGCCGCTCTCCGGGGAGGACGCGCACGCGGCCGCAGACAGGGGGGGAAACTTCCGCCCTCAAAGCATCACAGCCTCAGCGTTTGCATCAGCTTTTGCGTTTATAGTACGGATACTATAA
- a CDS encoding type II toxin-antitoxin system RelE/ParE family toxin, which yields MVCVPPPERNRIASISWEGDSWKVLKSWPKSMQWDFGNSLREMQNGRPARLQVRPMQSIGAGVFELKDADEKTWYRMVYLARIEDTIYVLDCFEKDTAKTERKDLHTAAARLSQVKQRILEERRHEKRKPKQ from the coding sequence GTGGTGTGTGTGCCGCCGCCCGAACGAAACCGTATCGCTTCGATCTCCTGGGAGGGCGACTCATGGAAGGTGCTGAAGTCGTGGCCGAAGTCGATGCAATGGGATTTCGGCAACTCTTTGCGGGAAATGCAGAACGGACGGCCTGCGCGGTTGCAGGTACGGCCTATGCAGTCGATCGGCGCGGGAGTTTTTGAGCTGAAAGACGCGGACGAAAAGACCTGGTACAGAATGGTGTACTTGGCGCGTATCGAGGACACCATCTACGTGCTCGACTGCTTTGAAAAGGACACGGCGAAGACGGAGCGCAAGGATCTTCACACCGCCGCGGCGCGGTTGTCGCAAGTGAAGCAAAGGATTCTGGAGGAGCGGAGACATGAAAAGCGCAAACCAAAGCAATAA
- a CDS encoding helix-turn-helix domain-containing protein: MTKGDLFDDLGFSPAETLEMKIKAEIWQALLQHIEEQGFKQAYLVTTLKAHQPDVSNLLRGKLARISITKLIQFAGRLNLEARVKLTSPKPAKPVSSVKVSTAKAAKSRRELVSA, from the coding sequence GTGACCAAGGGCGACCTCTTCGACGATCTGGGCTTCTCTCCTGCGGAGACGCTGGAGATGAAGATCAAGGCGGAGATTTGGCAAGCGTTGCTGCAGCACATCGAAGAGCAGGGATTCAAGCAAGCGTATTTGGTGACGACGCTCAAGGCGCACCAGCCGGACGTGAGCAATTTGCTGCGGGGCAAGCTGGCCCGCATCAGCATCACCAAACTGATTCAGTTCGCCGGCAGGCTGAACCTGGAGGCGCGGGTCAAACTCACTTCACCCAAGCCGGCGAAGCCTGTCTCCTCGGTCAAGGTGTCCACGGCGAAAGCGGCGAAGAGCCGGCGCGAATTGGTTTCCGCGTAA
- a CDS encoding FmdB family zinc ribbon protein: MKSDNPTISAPAEVLYVYCCTSCGHRGEVHFADDSHDGEVMVCASCDCPVRIEWDGGVTFQA, encoded by the coding sequence ATGAAGTCCGACAACCCCACGATATCCGCTCCTGCCGAAGTGCTCTACGTCTATTGCTGTACGAGCTGCGGACATCGTGGCGAGGTTCATTTCGCCGACGACTCCCACGATGGCGAGGTCATGGTCTGCGCGTCCTGTGATTGTCCTGTTCGGATCGAGTGGGACGGCGGCGTGACGTTTCAGGCTTGA
- a CDS encoding DUF3560 domain-containing protein: MLTATYSPEDNKLRLYASSRLDAELYARVKTAGFKWAPRQDLFVAPMWTPGREDLLLELCGEIDDEDTNLVDRAEERSERFADYSASRTADADRAQKAVAAIADGIPFGQPILIGHHSERRHRKDIERIDNGMRRAVKMWDTAKYWTDRAEAAVRHAKYKERPDVRARRIKTLEADKRKQERRIAESQKFLKMWQREGLTRNLALAISNQDHITVYYTKEKYPASTYEGANTLWSGLDKGIINEQEAAVIAIRVHERSIAFVQRWLTHYENRIAYERAMLAEGGGIIADKTGPEKGGACRCWASPCEGWSYIQKVNKVSVTVLDNWNNGGANFTRTMPFDKLTAVMNAADVQAKRKAGLLIESADGIGFFLRPTPPQEPKEQDPEAALRRLWDAQGVSQERQDELIADTTAKAQPGAKIGPFTLGGKID; encoded by the coding sequence ATGCTGACTGCAACCTATTCCCCCGAAGACAACAAGCTCCGTCTGTATGCTTCCAGCCGCCTCGACGCTGAACTCTATGCACGAGTCAAGACCGCAGGTTTCAAGTGGGCACCCCGGCAAGACCTGTTTGTCGCCCCGATGTGGACACCGGGACGTGAGGATTTATTGCTTGAACTGTGCGGCGAGATCGACGACGAAGATACAAACCTTGTAGACCGCGCCGAAGAGCGCAGCGAACGATTCGCCGACTACAGCGCCAGCCGCACCGCGGACGCAGACCGAGCGCAGAAAGCAGTTGCCGCCATCGCAGACGGTATCCCCTTCGGCCAGCCCATTCTTATCGGCCATCACTCGGAACGCCGCCACCGCAAAGACATCGAGCGGATCGACAATGGGATGCGCCGCGCCGTCAAGATGTGGGACACCGCGAAGTATTGGACAGATCGCGCCGAGGCCGCTGTCCGTCATGCCAAGTACAAGGAGCGTCCCGACGTTCGCGCCCGCCGCATCAAGACGCTGGAGGCCGACAAGCGCAAACAGGAACGCAGAATTGCCGAGTCGCAGAAGTTCCTTAAGATGTGGCAGCGTGAAGGACTGACCCGCAATCTGGCTCTTGCCATCTCCAACCAAGACCACATCACCGTCTATTACACAAAAGAGAAGTACCCGGCATCCACCTATGAAGGAGCGAATACCCTTTGGAGTGGCTTGGACAAAGGGATTATCAACGAGCAAGAGGCCGCAGTCATCGCCATTCGCGTACACGAGCGCAGCATCGCATTCGTGCAGCGTTGGCTTACTCACTATGAGAACCGCATCGCCTACGAACGGGCGATGCTTGCCGAGGGTGGCGGAATCATTGCCGACAAGACCGGCCCGGAGAAGGGCGGCGCTTGCCGTTGCTGGGCTTCGCCGTGCGAAGGCTGGTCGTACATCCAGAAAGTCAATAAGGTTTCCGTGACCGTACTCGACAATTGGAACAACGGCGGCGCTAACTTCACCCGCACCATGCCCTTCGACAAACTAACCGCCGTGATGAACGCCGCCGATGTTCAGGCCAAGCGCAAAGCTGGCCTCTTGATCGAGTCCGCCGATGGCATCGGCTTCTTTCTCAGGCCAACGCCGCCACAGGAGCCGAAGGAGCAAGACCCCGAAGCCGCATTGCGCCGTCTCTGGGACGCGCAGGGTGTCTCCCAAGAGCGGCAGGACGAGCTTATCGCCGACACGACCGCGAAGGCGCAGCCAGGGGCGAAGATTGGCCCCTTCACCCTTGGCGGCAAGATCGACTGA